ACCTGGGCTTGCAAACTTTGTATGACCGCTATTTCTTGCACATTGAAGACCGTCGCATTGAAATGCCACAGGCTTTCTTCATGCGTGTAGCTATGGGCTTGTCTTTGAATGAGTTGGATCGTGAGCGTCGCGCAATCGAGTTCTATGAAATCCTCTCTACATTTGATTTCATGTCCAGCACCCCAACATTGTTTAACTCTGCAACTACACGTCCACAGCTCTCAAGCTGCTACTTGACGACAGTTGAAGATGACCTTGATGGCATCTATGAGGCATTGAAAGAAAACGCTTTGTTATCTAAGTTTGCAGGTGGCTTGGGTAACGACTGGACTAACGTTCGCGCTTTGGGAAGTCATATCAAAGGCACTAACGGTAAATCTCAAGGTGTTGTTCCTTTCTTGAAAGTAGTGAACGACACAGCAGTTGCTGTTAACCAAGGCGGTAAGCGTAAGGGTGCGGTTTGTGCCTACTTGGAAACATGGCACTTAGATATTGAGGAGTTCTTGGAATTGCGTAAGAACACTGGCGATGATCGTCGCCGTACTCATGACATGAACACTTCCAACTGGATTCCTGACTTGTTCATGAAGCGCGTAATGGAAAACGGTGAATGGACATTGTTCTCACCATCCAATACCCCTGATTTGCATGACAAGTTTGGCAAAGCTTTTGAAGAGGCATATGTTGCTTATGAACAAAAGGCTGATCGTGGTGAATTGAAGCCATTCCGCAGAATTCCAGCGCAGCAGTTGTGGCGCAAGATGCTCGACATGTTGTTTGAGACTGGTCACCCATGGATTACTTTCAAAGATCCTTGCAATATTCGTAGCCCACAGCAGCATATTGGCGTAGTTCACTCGTCTAACTTATGTACTGAGATCACCCTCAACACCAATGAGGACGAAATTGCGGTTTGTAACTTGGGTTCCGTGAACTTAACGGCTCACATGACTACAGATGCCAATGGCAAGATGATTTTGGATCACGAGAAGCTCCAAAGAACTGTTCGTACAGCAATGCGCATGTTGGATAACGTTATCGACATCAACTACTACGCTGTTGCTAAAGCGCGTAATTCAAACTTGAAGCACCGCCCAGTCGGTATGGGCATCATGGGCTTCCAGGATTGCTTGCATATGCAGCGTATTCCTTACGCGAGTGATGAGGCTGTGAAGTTTGCTGACTCCTCAATGGAAGCAGTTTGCTACTACGCATATCAAGCGTCGAACGAATTGGCTGAAGAGCGTGGCGTTTACAGCACCTATAAGGGTTCTTTATGGGATCGCGGCATCCTCCCACAGGATTCAGTGGTGGCTCTCTTAGCGGCTGAGCGTGGCGGCTATTTGGAAGTAGACGGCTCATACACAATGGATTGGACTGGATTGCGTGCTCGCATTAAGCAACACGGCATGCGTAACTCCAATTGCGTGGCTATTGCGCCAACAGCAACGATTTCTAACATTATTGGCGTATCTGCTTGTATCGAGCCAACATTCCAGAACTTGTTCGTGAAATCTAACCTTTCTGGCGAATTCACGGTGGTAAACGAGTACTTGGTGCGTGATTTGAAAGATCGTGGCCTTTGGGATGAAGTAATGATTGCCGATTTGAAATACTTTGACGGCACGTTGTCCAAGATTGATCGCATTCCTCAAGACTTGCGTGATTTGTACGCGACTGCGTTTGAAGTGGAGCCAAGCTGGTTGGTTGAGGCTGCTTCCCGTCGTCAGAAGTGGATTGACCAAGCTCAGTCATTGAACATCTATATGGGTGGCGCTTCCGGCAAGAAATTGGACGACACCTACAAGTTGGCTTGGTTGCGTGGTCTGAAGACAACGTATTACCTCCGCACAATGGCTGCAACCCACGTTGAGAAATCAACTGTTGCTAGCGGTCAGTTGAACTCAGTGTCTAGTGGTGGTGGCGTTAATGGTACCGACGCAGCTGCTGCAGGTGCAGCCGGTGGAGTTGAAGCCGATGGTCCAGTTTGCACAATGCGTCCAGGCGACGCTGGTTTCGAAGAATGTGAAGCATGCCAATAAGCCATTCGCTTATTGGCCATAAATAGAATAATTAGGAGAGAGTTATGTTGAATTGGGAAGAGGAAGTTGCTCCAGCACTAGCGAAAGCTGGTCTTGCACCGCAGCCGGTTGCAGTGGAGCCACAACGTCCACAGCCAGATCAAGTGGCAATCGCGCCACAAACCGCAGCACCTACACCAGTAGCGGCTGCCAATTTATCCGGCGGCGCATCTTTGCGTGTAAATGCTGCTGATAAGCGCGTGATTAATGCCAAGACTGACGTAAATCAGCTAGTGCCATTCAAATACAAGTGGGCTTGGGAGAAGTATTTGGCTGGTTGTGCAAATCACTGGATGCCACAAGAGATCAATATGAACCGCGATATCGCGCTTTGGAAAGATCCAAATGGCCTAACAGAAGACGAGCGTCGCATTATTAAGCGCAATCTCGGTTTCTTCACAACAGCCGATTCTTTGGCTGCAAACAACATTGTTTTGGGTACTTATCGCCACATTACCGCTCCAGAATGCCGCCAATACCTATTACGTCAGGCTTTTGAGGAGGCTATTCATACTCACGCGTACCAATATATTGTGGAATCTTTGGGCTTAGATCAGTCCGAAATCTTCAATGCGTACAACGAGATTGAGTCAATTCGCGCTAAAGATGAGTTCTTGATTCCATACATTGATGTACTAACCAACCCAAATTTCAAGACTGGCACCTTAGAAGCTGACCAAACATTGCTCCGTTCGCTGATTGTTTTTGCTTGCGTAATGGAAGGTTTGTTCTTTTATGTTGGTTTTACGCAAATACTTGCAATGGGTCGTCAAAACAAAATGACGGGTGCTGCCGAGCAGTATCAATACATCCTTCGCGACGAGTCTATGCACTGCAATTTCGGCATCGATTTAATTAACCAAATCAAGCTGGAGAACCCGCAGTTATGGACTTCCGCGTTCAAAGACGAGATCAAATCCATCTTCGAAAAAGCGGTCGAATTAGAGTACCGTTATGCCGAAGATACGATGCCTCGTGGAGTGCTCGGATTGAACGCTCCGATGTTCAAAGGGTACCTAAGATACATCTGTAATCGTAGATGTTTGCAAATAGGACTTGACGCGATGTTCCCAAATGAAGAGAATCCATTTCCATGGATGTCAGAAATGATTGATCTGAAAAAAGAACGAAACTTTTTTGAGACACGCGTTATTGAGTATCAAACCGGTGGTGCGCTGAGTTGGGAGTAGTAAAGCAGTAATACAGCGTGCAACTGGCTAAATAGGAGATTAGACGGTTGGATAGTTTAAGAAGTCAGCAAAACAAGACTCAAATCCGAAAACCCTTGCTCAAGGGTGCCTGGGCTATTCCCTCTATTTTTTCCAGCACATTTAAGAAGTCGTTGTCCTTCGGGGCCACGACTTTTTTTCCAAGATTCATTAGCGTGCAGCACTTAGTATCAAGCCGCGCGCCGATGAATGGCTCGCTCGTCAGATCCAATTGGTTGCAAAACCAGGCGGAAATGAGTGGTCGGGTCTTCTTAATGTAGTTTGTACTAATCCTCACGTGAAGGAGCATTACTATGGCAACTGCCAAGAAAAAACCTGCTGCTAAAAAAGTAGCTGCTAAGAAGCCTGCTGCTAAAAAAGTAGCTGCTAAGAAGCCTGCTGCTAAAAAAGTAGCTGCTAAGAAGCCTGCTGCTAAAAAAGTAGCTGCTAAGAAGCCTGCTGCTAAAAAAGTAGCTGCTAAGAAGCCTGCTGCTAAAAAACGCGTAGCAAAAAAAAAGTAAGTAAGCCTGCTGCGAAGAAAGCGGGCTCTGCTGTAAAAAAGCCCGCGGCTAAGAAAGCTGCACCAGCGACTAGTGCGTTGAATCCTGCCGCTGCTTGGCCCTTCCCAACTGGCACACGTCCTTAATCAGACGGATGTTACTAGAAGGGGTCTCTCACGAGACCCCTTTTTTTTATTTCTGAATTGAATTTAGGCCTGGCGCAAGCTAGCCCGGGTGCGAACTAGAAGCTAAAGCCAAATGCGTCTTTGAATTGCTTGGCGATCTGATCTTTGCTTAATTGGTGATTTTGTGGTCCTTGATGGGTAATCTTGATAGATCCCATAAGGCTGGCGAGACGACCGGTAGCCTCCCAGTCCATGCCATTTTCAAGCCCAAACAGCAATCCACCGCGGAATGCATCGCCACAACCGGTTGGATCTACTACTTTTGCAGCTGGGACCGGTGGGATTGCTATGCATTTGCCGTCTACGTAGATGTCTGCGCCTTCGGCGCCCTTGGTAACAATCAGCGCCTTTACTCGCTCAGCCACTTTTGCAAGGCTTAAGCCAGTTCGCTGTGAAAGCATCTCGCCTTCATAGTCATTTACTGCCAAGTAGCTTGCGATATCAATCAACTCTAAAAGTTCTGGGCCATTAAACATTGGCAAGCCTTGGCCTGGGTCGAAGATAAATGGAATATTGGCATCTGCCAATTGATGGCAGTGCTCCCACATCCCTTGGCGACCATCGGGGGCAACAATGCCAAATTTAGCGGTTCCCTTGGAGTTTTTGCTGCGCTCAGCCACTACTGCCGAAACCTGGTTCAGGTGGGATTCACCCATTGCCCCAGGATGAAAGGCGGTAATTTGATTATTCGCTTGATCCGTGGTGATCATGGCTTGAGCTGTAAATGCTTTATCGATTTGGCGAATATGACTCGCATCGATTTGAAGTTGCTTTAGACGATCCATATATGGGGCTGCATCACCGCCAACGGTAGCCATGATGATGGGGTCGCCTCCCAAAAGTTTGAGGTTGTAGGCAATATTGCCCGCACAACCACCAAATTCACGGCGCATGGTGGGTACCAAAAAGGCCACATTCAGGATGTGAATCTGCTCTGGCAGGATTTGATCGGCAAATTTGCCTTCAAAGTTCATGATGGTGTCGTAGGCGATAGAGCCGCAGATCAAGCTGGCCATAAATTACTTTCTGTAAGGTAAAAATTGAATCATTAATGGATTAAAACGATAAATTGGATGAGGTTATTGAGGGTAAAACGCGCGCACTCGATAGCCTGCAGCATTTTGCGGCAAAGAAATCAGTAAATCGGTTTGAATAAGATCGCCAGATGGGGCGCCTATTCGCGAATAATCCGGATGTGCCTCTTGCCAAGCAGTCGGCAACCATTCTTTTGGGGGAAATTGCACGGTTTTGATTTCAGATTCTTCTGCATCCGTTAAAGAAACTTCTAAATTTGGCAATAAAACTGCAATTGCAAGACGATTTTGTATTTCAACTTGCAAGATAGATTGATTTGCGAGGTTTTTAAGGCCCTCTCGCGCGTTTTCAGGCGATAGTGTGACGGAAGCTATTTTCCAAGCAGCAAAATCGCTTACAGGGCGATTTAGACATCCTAGTGCGCGACAAAGTTTTTCGTCAACGCGCTGTAAAAGAGAAAATGCATCGACAGAAATAGAATTTGAACTGCCATCAATGCGTGGAGCTAAAGTTGGAAGCAAAGAATTTCTGGATAGATGCTCTCCAAAAACTAGTAAGAGCAAAAATAGTCCAGTAAGAAGGGCTAACTTAAGACTTTTTTTTTGAGCAGGTGCAGCAGAGGTGGTTTTTTTGCTCGAATCTGAGGTGCCGTGCAGACAAACCCAGCCTTCACTTTCCTTCCAGACGGATAGCTTGAGCCATTGACTGTAGGTAGCAATCACCTCTTCTGCTTGACGAGCAAGGACGCCAGATAAAACAATTTGACCACCTAGACGCATCTTATTTACCAATGCTGGAGCTAAAACCTGTAGTGGATTGGCCAAAATATTAGCCATCACGATGTCGTATTTGGTTTCTGCAGCGAGTTCGGGCGCGCCTTCGTTTGGCAATACGAATGTAATTGTGGTGTTGTTGATTTCTGCATTACTGCGGGCGACAACCATCGCTTGTGGGTCGATATCTGTACCAACAACCGAATTGCAGCCCAATTTAGCGGCAGCAATAGCTAAGATGCCTGAGCCGCAGCCGTAATCTAAAAGGCTCTGATTTTTTAAGTTGGCATGCTCTTCTAGCCATAGGAGGCACAAGTGCGTGGTAGGGTGACTTCCCGTACCAAATGCAAGTCCTGGATCAACAGCTAAACAAATGGCATTCGGGTCTGTGGGGGCATCATGCCAAGAAGGCACCACCCAAATGCGTTTACCGATTTGAATTGGCGCAAATTGACTTTGCGTTAGTCGCACCCAATCTTGCTCTTCAACAGTTTTTTCTTGTGGGGTGCTTAAATTAAAGCCCGCATCTTTAAGTGCAGAAAGTAGCTCAGGAATAAAGTCTGCGCTGCCAGAGGCATCGATATCGGGATTAAAAAGTGCCGTAACTGCAGATCTGTCCCATGCTTGAACTTTTGGCGATAGGCCTGGCTCTCCATACAGCGGATTCTCATCGTATCCGCCGGCCGCATCATCCTCTACAGTGACTGAGAGGGCGCCCAGCTCCAAAAGTGCATCACCCAGGGGCTCTGCAATTTCGGCAGCTACCGTGAAAACGAGTTCACGGTAGGACATGGATTACACACATGAATTAAGACTTTCCGCGACTTGCAGCTTGCTCTTCTAAGCGATGCTCCAAGTAGTGAATGCTAGTGCCGCCTTCCATGAAGTTCGGATCGAGCATTAATTCGCGATGCAATGGTACGTTTGTTGTGATGCCATCAATCACCATTTCAGAGAGGGCGATCTGCATACGACGAATCGCTTGTTCGCGAGTATTTCCGTAGGAAATCAGTTTGCCAATCATGGAATCATAGTTCGATGGAACCATGTAGCCACTGTAAGCGTGCGAATCAACACGAATTCCAGGGCCGCCTGGCATATGGAATGAACCAATGCGGCCAGGACTAGGAGTGAACTTGAAAGGATCTTCAGCATTGAGACGGCATTCAATGGCGTGGCCGCGGAAAACAATATCTTTTTGGCGATAGCCGAGCTTTAGGCCAGCGGCAATGCGAATCTGTTCTTGAACAATATCAACGCCAGTGATCATTTCAGTTACTGGGTGCTCAACCTGAACGCGGGTATTCATCTCAATAAAGAAGAATTCACCATTTGCATAGAGAAATTCAAAGGTTCCTGCACCGCGATAACCAATCTTGCGACAGGCTTCAGCACAACGCTCGCCAATTTTGGCGATCAAGCGACGATCAATGCCTGGAGCCGGAGCTTCTTCAATCACTTTTTGGTGGCGACGTTGCATTGAGCAATCGCGCTCACCCAGCCAAATGGCATTGCCATGAGCGTCAGCCAAAATTTGAATCTCTACGTGACGAGGTTTCTCTAGAAACTTCTCCATATAGACTTCTGGATTGCCAAAAGCGCGTCCTGCTTCTTCGCGAGTCATGTTGACCGCATTGATGAGGTGCGCTTCGGCATGAACAACACGCATACCGCGACCACCACCACCAGCAGCAGCTTTAATAATGACTGGGTAGCCCACTTTTTTAGCGGTTGCAATAATTTCTTTTGGGTTGTCTGGCAAAGCGCCTTCAGATCCAGGTACGCAAGGTACGCCTGCTTTAATCATGGCGCGTTTTGCAGAAACTTTGTCGCCCATTAAACGGATAGAAGCCGCTGTAGGGCCAATAAACGCAAAGCCAGATTTCTCAACGCGTTCAGCAAAGTCAGCATTCTCTGAGAGAAAGCCATAACCAGGGTGAATCGCTTCCGCATCCGTTACTTCGGCTGCGGAAATAATGGCGGGCATATTGAGATAGCTCAGCAGAGAAGGTGCTGGGCCGATACAAACGGCCTCATCAGCAAGCTTCACGTACTTAGCTTCTTTGTCTGCGGTGGAATAGACCACCACAGTTTTAATTCCCAACTCGCGGCATGCGCGTTGGATGCGGAGAGCAATTTCTCCCCGATTGGCAATCAGAATCTTATCGAACATGTCGGCTCTGAGTTAGGTAAAAAGGATTATTAGGAAGCTTTAAAGAATTAAGCAATGATGAAAAGTGGTTGGTCAAATTCAACGCCCTGACCGTTTTCACAGAGAATTTCTTTAACTACGCCAGCGTGCTCAGATTCAATCTCGTTGAGCAATTTCATTGCCTCAATGATGCAAAGTGTTTGGCCTACTTTTACAGTGTCGCCAATGTTTACGAAATTAGGAGACTCTGGATTTGGTGCGCGGTAGAAAGTGCCCACCATTGGGGAGCGTGCAACAAAACCACTTTCTGCAGCAGGCGCTGCTGCCGCTACAGGAGCGGCTTGCATTGTTTGACTAGGCGCTGGGTTGGCGTAAACCACTTGGCCGATTGGTGCTGAAGATCCTGCGTTAACAATGCGTACGCGGTCTTCACCTTCATTAACCTCTAATTCAGAGATGCCTGATTCAGAAACTAGGTCGATCAAGGTTTTAAGTTTTCTCAGATCCATGTGAGTGCTTCCTCTCTTGTGATTCTTTAAGTAATTTTATTTTTGTAAACGAGTAATCGCTGCTTGAAGTGCTAACTCATAGCCAATCGCGCCTAAGCCGCAAATCACGCCAGTGGCGATATCTGATAAATAAGAGTGTTTACGGAACTCTTCGCGTTGATGAATATTGGATAGATGCACTTCAGTAAAAGGGATAGCAACCCCGGCCAAAACGTCACGCAAGGCAACGCTGGTGTGGGTGAATGCTCCAGGATTAATGATGATGAAATCCACGCCATCCTGTTTGGCCTTTTGAATGCGGTCAATTAACTCGCCTTCATGATTACTTTGATAGGTGTTCAAATCTACAGATTGGGCTTTTGCTAGGTCTGCAAGCTTTCTATGGATATCTTCGAGAGTGGTTTTTCCGTAGACCTCGGGTTCACGAGTCCCCAGTAGATTAAGGTTTGGACCCTGAATTACGAGAATTGAAGCTTTTTTCGACATAGATCCATATTTTTAGAGGCAGTTAGGTGTTAATTGCTTAATTAGGCTTTTAGCCACCGGTACGGCTTAGTGCATCTTTGGTGCTTCCGAAGCGCTTTCTTTGCTTTCGATGCAAGAAGTATACCTTTATGAAGAGGATACGCGATGAAATTTTTGCCCAAAAACTCGAAAATTTGCAGCTTTTAAAGGCAAATAATGAAAATTATTCAATTTACTGCTGAATTATTAGGCAGCATTTAAGAGAATGTTGGTTTGTAAAACTCTTTAAATATTCTTATAAAGCAGATTTTATGGCCTTTCTGAGCTCATCTTCGTCTATCTTCCCTAACTTCGTATAAATGGCCTTGCCTTTAGGGTTAATGATGACGGTATAAGGAAGCGCCCCTTGGGAATTGCCCATCTGCTTGGATAAATTGCTGCCCCCTAGTCCGCCAATAACAATGGGATAGGAGACGGGGGTGCTTTTCAGGAATTCACGAATATTAGAGGGTGAATCAATACCGATGCCTACAAATAAGACATTTTGCTGCAAATTCTCTTGCGCAAGTAGGTCTAATGCAGGCATTTCCTCTACGCAGGGAGGGCACCAAGAGGCCCAAAAGTTCACCACCAACACTTTTCCCTGCCATTCACTGGTATTAACTGGTTTTCCGTCAGGTGATTGCCATGGGTTGGCAAAAAAAGCTTTTACAGAGGAGTCGCTAGCTAGACCTGCTTTGGAAATCCATTGAGATGTGAGGGCGCCACCAAGGAGCGCCAAGAGGCCTACTCCACAGATGATGATCCATTGTCTTCGGTTCATTCCCACTCCTTCGCTAAAATTCGCTAATGCATATACATATCTTGGGCATTTGCGGTACTTTCATGGGCGGCATTGCCGCAATCGCTCGGCAAGCCGGACATCGGGTAACTGGTTGTGATGCTAACGTCTATCCGCCAATGAGCACGCAACTTGAAGCTCAAGGTATCGAGTTGATTGAAGGATTTTCGCCGGATCAATTATTGCAGTTTGCCTCAATGCCGGATTTATTTGTAATTGGCAATGTGGTTTCTCGTGGCAATCCACTTATGGAGGCCATTCTTAATCAAGGTTTGCCATATATCTCTGGACCACAGTGGTTGGGTGAACAAGTTTTATACGGTAGACATGTTCTCGCTGTTGCAGGTACGCATGGCAAAACAACTACATCGGCCATGCTCACCTGGATTTTGGAATTCAATGGCTATAAGCCAGGATATTTAATCGGTGGCGTACCGCTTAATTTCACGGTCTCGGCTCGCTTGGGTGAGAGTAAATATTTTGTTATTGAGGCTGATGAATACGACACAGCATTTTTTGATAAGCGCAGTAAGTTTGTTCACTACAGGCCGCGTACCGCTTTATTAAACAATCTAGAGTTTGATCATGCCGATATATTTGCTGATCTAGCGGCGATCGAAACGCAGTTTCATCATTTAGTGCGCGCCGTTCCGGGTGATGGCCTGCTAGTGGTTAATGGCGAAGAGCCAGCGCTAGAGCGCGTGATTACACGTGGTGCCTGGGCACCTGTAGAGCGCTTTGGCCAAGAGCTAACAAATGAATGGTC
Above is a window of Polynucleobacter necessarius DNA encoding:
- a CDS encoding ribonucleotide-diphosphate reductase subunit beta, which encodes MLNWEEEVAPALAKAGLAPQPVAVEPQRPQPDQVAIAPQTAAPTPVAAANLSGGASLRVNAADKRVINAKTDVNQLVPFKYKWAWEKYLAGCANHWMPQEINMNRDIALWKDPNGLTEDERRIIKRNLGFFTTADSLAANNIVLGTYRHITAPECRQYLLRQAFEEAIHTHAYQYIVESLGLDQSEIFNAYNEIESIRAKDEFLIPYIDVLTNPNFKTGTLEADQTLLRSLIVFACVMEGLFFYVGFTQILAMGRQNKMTGAAEQYQYILRDESMHCNFGIDLINQIKLENPQLWTSAFKDEIKSIFEKAVELEYRYAEDTMPRGVLGLNAPMFKGYLRYICNRRCLQIGLDAMFPNEENPFPWMSEMIDLKKERNFFETRVIEYQTGGALSWE
- a CDS encoding TlpA family protein disulfide reductase; this translates as MNRRQWIIICGVGLLALLGGALTSQWISKAGLASDSSVKAFFANPWQSPDGKPVNTSEWQGKVLVVNFWASWCPPCVEEMPALDLLAQENLQQNVLFVGIGIDSPSNIREFLKSTPVSYPIVIGGLGGSNLSKQMGNSQGALPYTVIINPKGKAIYTKLGKIDEDELRKAIKSAL
- a CDS encoding ribonucleoside-diphosphate reductase subunit alpha, encoding MTYANPQTAGQPSGAINPGVSPTGAINQAPSAGFVAGGVGGTQATQLSDYKIIRRNGSVVAFEPSKIAIAVTKAFLAVNGGQGAASARVREQVEQLTHSVVHALLRSRPNGGTFHIEDIQDQVELALMRSGEHNVARAYVLYREKRNQERAAQQEVSQDAQAASQAGESGIKVTDNGVEKWLDTAALRTVIEAACEGLGTHIDATPIITETIKNLYDGVPMAQVYDSAILASRTLIEKDPAYSQVTARILMHVIRKEILGKEVLQGDMQSEYSTYFAKYINEGISAELLDPRMREFDLPRLAAALNASRDLQFNYLGLQTLYDRYFLHIEDRRIEMPQAFFMRVAMGLSLNELDRERRAIEFYEILSTFDFMSSTPTLFNSATTRPQLSSCYLTTVEDDLDGIYEALKENALLSKFAGGLGNDWTNVRALGSHIKGTNGKSQGVVPFLKVVNDTAVAVNQGGKRKGAVCAYLETWHLDIEEFLELRKNTGDDRRRTHDMNTSNWIPDLFMKRVMENGEWTLFSPSNTPDLHDKFGKAFEEAYVAYEQKADRGELKPFRRIPAQQLWRKMLDMLFETGHPWITFKDPCNIRSPQQHIGVVHSSNLCTEITLNTNEDEIAVCNLGSVNLTAHMTTDANGKMILDHEKLQRTVRTAMRMLDNVIDINYYAVAKARNSNLKHRPVGMGIMGFQDCLHMQRIPYASDEAVKFADSSMEAVCYYAYQASNELAEERGVYSTYKGSLWDRGILPQDSVVALLAAERGGYLEVDGSYTMDWTGLRARIKQHGMRNSNCVAIAPTATISNIIGVSACIEPTFQNLFVKSNLSGEFTVVNEYLVRDLKDRGLWDEVMIADLKYFDGTLSKIDRIPQDLRDLYATAFEVEPSWLVEAASRRQKWIDQAQSLNIYMGGASGKKLDDTYKLAWLRGLKTTYYLRTMAATHVEKSTVASGQLNSVSSGGGVNGTDAAAAGAAGGVEADGPVCTMRPGDAGFEECEACQ
- the accB gene encoding acetyl-CoA carboxylase biotin carboxyl carrier protein, coding for MDLRKLKTLIDLVSESGISELEVNEGEDRVRIVNAGSSAPIGQVVYANPAPSQTMQAAPVAAAAPAAESGFVARSPMVGTFYRAPNPESPNFVNIGDTVKVGQTLCIIEAMKLLNEIESEHAGVVKEILCENGQGVEFDQPLFIIA
- the aroQ gene encoding type II 3-dehydroquinate dehydratase; the encoded protein is MSKKASILVIQGPNLNLLGTREPEVYGKTTLEDIHRKLADLAKAQSVDLNTYQSNHEGELIDRIQKAKQDGVDFIIINPGAFTHTSVALRDVLAGVAIPFTEVHLSNIHQREEFRKHSYLSDIATGVICGLGAIGYELALQAAITRLQK
- a CDS encoding carbohydrate kinase family protein produces the protein MASLICGSIAYDTIMNFEGKFADQILPEQIHILNVAFLVPTMRREFGGCAGNIAYNLKLLGGDPIIMATVGGDAAPYMDRLKQLQIDASHIRQIDKAFTAQAMITTDQANNQITAFHPGAMGESHLNQVSAVVAERSKNSKGTAKFGIVAPDGRQGMWEHCHQLADANIPFIFDPGQGLPMFNGPELLELIDIASYLAVNDYEGEMLSQRTGLSLAKVAERVKALIVTKGAEGADIYVDGKCIAIPPVPAAKVVDPTGCGDAFRGGLLFGLENGMDWEATGRLASLMGSIKITHQGPQNHQLSKDQIAKQFKDAFGFSF
- the mpl gene encoding UDP-N-acetylmuramate:L-alanyl-gamma-D-glutamyl-meso-diaminopimelate ligase, translated to MHIHILGICGTFMGGIAAIARQAGHRVTGCDANVYPPMSTQLEAQGIELIEGFSPDQLLQFASMPDLFVIGNVVSRGNPLMEAILNQGLPYISGPQWLGEQVLYGRHVLAVAGTHGKTTTSAMLTWILEFNGYKPGYLIGGVPLNFTVSARLGESKYFVIEADEYDTAFFDKRSKFVHYRPRTALLNNLEFDHADIFADLAAIETQFHHLVRAVPGDGLLVVNGEEPALERVITRGAWAPVERFGQELTNEWSLISQEGDGFIVRKSGKEVATVNWAFDSGVMGRHNQLNALAAIASANHIGISPADSARALAEFKNVKRRLETIGIANEVTVYDDFAHHPTAITTTVDGLRRRVGKARILAVLEPRSNTMKLGVMKAQLPGSLEQADKVFAYGANAGKESLGWDLAEVLSPLNTKEQGKAHAFDDLEALAKAVAQEARPGDHILVMSNGGFGGVHQKILKALAV
- the accC gene encoding acetyl-CoA carboxylase biotin carboxylase subunit, with protein sequence MFDKILIANRGEIALRIQRACRELGIKTVVVYSTADKEAKYVKLADEAVCIGPAPSLLSYLNMPAIISAAEVTDAEAIHPGYGFLSENADFAERVEKSGFAFIGPTAASIRLMGDKVSAKRAMIKAGVPCVPGSEGALPDNPKEIIATAKKVGYPVIIKAAAGGGGRGMRVVHAEAHLINAVNMTREEAGRAFGNPEVYMEKFLEKPRHVEIQILADAHGNAIWLGERDCSMQRRHQKVIEEAPAPGIDRRLIAKIGERCAEACRKIGYRGAGTFEFLYANGEFFFIEMNTRVQVEHPVTEMITGVDIVQEQIRIAAGLKLGYRQKDIVFRGHAIECRLNAEDPFKFTPSPGRIGSFHMPGGPGIRVDSHAYSGYMVPSNYDSMIGKLISYGNTREQAIRRMQIALSEMVIDGITTNVPLHRELMLDPNFMEGGTSIHYLEHRLEEQAASRGKS
- a CDS encoding DUF3426 domain-containing protein; translated protein: MLLLVFGEHLSRNSLLPTLAPRIDGSSNSISVDAFSLLQRVDEKLCRALGCLNRPVSDFAAWKIASVTLSPENAREGLKNLANQSILQVEIQNRLAIAVLLPNLEVSLTDAEESEIKTVQFPPKEWLPTAWQEAHPDYSRIGAPSGDLIQTDLLISLPQNAAGYRVRAFYPQ